The following are encoded together in the Bradyrhizobium genosp. L genome:
- the rocD gene encoding ornithine--oxo-acid transaminase, with translation MRPPVTDFIAREAQFGAQNYAPLGVVLSRGQGVWVWDTDGNRYLDCLSAYSAVNQGHCHPKILAAMIEQAGRLTLTSRAFHNDQLAPFYEELAALTGSHKVLPMNSGAEAVESAIKAVRKWGYEVKGVPDGQAEIIVCADNFHGRTLAIVGFSTDPATRAHFGPFAPGFKIIPFGDAKALEDAITPDTVAFLVEPIQGEAGVVIPPPGYFTAVRELCTSHDIMLILDEIQTGLGRTGKLLAEQHEGIEADVTLLGKALSGGFYPVSAVLSNNEVLGTLKPGQHGSTFGGNPLACAVARAALRVLVDDGMIENAAAEGARFLAGLRSIRANTIREVRGRGLMLAVELHPEAGSARRYCEALRERGILAKDTHDHTIRIAPPLVITSDQVDWALEQIDAALKQDFS, from the coding sequence ATGCGTCCGCCAGTCACCGACTTCATTGCAAGGGAAGCGCAGTTTGGCGCCCAGAACTACGCGCCGCTCGGCGTCGTGCTGTCGCGCGGCCAGGGTGTCTGGGTCTGGGACACCGACGGCAACCGCTACCTCGATTGCCTGTCGGCCTATTCGGCGGTCAATCAGGGCCACTGCCATCCGAAGATCCTCGCCGCCATGATCGAGCAGGCCGGCCGCCTGACGCTGACCTCGCGCGCCTTCCACAACGACCAGCTCGCGCCGTTTTACGAGGAACTCGCTGCTCTGACCGGTTCCCACAAGGTGCTGCCGATGAACAGCGGCGCGGAGGCGGTGGAAAGCGCGATCAAGGCGGTGCGCAAATGGGGCTACGAGGTCAAAGGCGTGCCCGACGGCCAGGCCGAGATCATCGTCTGCGCCGACAATTTTCATGGTCGCACGCTTGCGATCGTCGGCTTCAGCACCGATCCTGCGACCCGCGCGCATTTCGGCCCCTTCGCGCCCGGCTTCAAGATCATCCCCTTCGGCGACGCCAAGGCGCTGGAAGATGCGATTACGCCTGATACCGTTGCCTTCCTGGTCGAGCCGATCCAGGGCGAAGCCGGCGTCGTCATTCCACCGCCGGGTTACTTCACAGCGGTCCGCGAGCTCTGCACAAGCCACGACATCATGCTGATCCTCGACGAGATCCAGACCGGGCTCGGGCGCACCGGCAAGCTGCTGGCCGAGCAGCACGAAGGCATCGAAGCCGACGTCACGCTGCTCGGCAAGGCCTTGTCCGGCGGCTTCTATCCGGTGTCGGCGGTGCTTTCGAACAACGAAGTGCTCGGCACGCTGAAGCCCGGCCAGCACGGCTCGACCTTCGGCGGCAATCCGCTCGCCTGCGCGGTGGCACGCGCGGCGCTGCGCGTGCTGGTCGACGACGGGATGATCGAGAACGCCGCCGCCGAGGGTGCGCGCTTCCTCGCCGGCTTGCGGAGCATTCGCGCCAACACCATCCGCGAGGTGCGCGGCCGCGGCCTGATGCTCGCGGTCGAGCTTCACCCCGAGGCCGGTTCGGCACGCCGCTACTGCGAGGCGTTGCGCGAGCGCGGTATCCTCGCCAAGGATACCCATGACCACACGATCCGCATCGCCCCACCGCTGGTGATCACCAGCGATCAGGTCGACTGGGCGTTGGAGCAGATCGACGCCGCGTTGAAGCAGGATTTCTCGTGA
- a CDS encoding potassium channel family protein yields the protein MTTRQLRDRWGDSLLTVMTVLLLVMMFVVAPLQALGLFEFQIFELLLALFLVGGVFVMSGSALAVVTMLAALIMIVIGAILRLRSPSILDLNLFAASWLLVGITMAVTVARATFAPGRVTYHRVIGAVLLYLTVAVIFSALYTFVGTLVPSAFAGMKVEDSPKLASQLIYFSFATLTTTGYGDVAPLHPIARSLCNVEAVFGQLYPATLLARLVTLEIAHRDQE from the coding sequence ATGACGACCAGGCAACTGCGCGATCGCTGGGGCGATTCCCTCCTGACGGTGATGACCGTGCTGCTCCTGGTCATGATGTTCGTGGTGGCGCCGCTGCAGGCGCTCGGCCTGTTCGAATTCCAGATCTTCGAATTGCTGCTGGCGCTGTTCCTGGTCGGCGGCGTGTTCGTGATGTCGGGCAGCGCGCTCGCGGTGGTCACGATGCTGGCCGCGCTTATCATGATCGTGATCGGCGCGATCTTGCGGCTGCGCTCGCCCTCGATCCTCGACCTCAATCTATTCGCCGCTTCCTGGCTGCTGGTCGGTATCACCATGGCGGTGACGGTGGCTCGCGCGACCTTCGCCCCGGGACGCGTCACCTATCACCGCGTGATCGGCGCCGTCCTGCTCTATCTCACGGTCGCCGTGATCTTCTCGGCGCTCTACACCTTTGTCGGCACGCTGGTGCCATCAGCGTTTGCCGGCATGAAGGTCGAGGACAGCCCGAAACTTGCAAGCCAGCTGATCTATTTCTCCTTCGCGACGCTGACGACGACCGGCTACGGCGACGTCGCGCCGCTGCACCCGATCGCGCGCAGCCTGTGCAATGTCGAGGCGGTGTTCGGCCAGCTCTATCCCGCGACGCTGTTGGCGCGACTGGTGACGCTGGAGATCGCGCACCGCGACCAGGAGTGA
- a CDS encoding cytochrome P450, giving the protein MDGHARELADGFDLERLTPEFYADPYPTYRALREHAPVKLLPNGCYFLTRYDDLVTAYKNTKAFSSDKKKEFLPKYGDSLLYEHHTTSLVFNDPPAHTRVRRLIMGALSPRAISGMEGDLIALVDSLLDRIETRERFELIGDFASAIPVEVIGNLLDVPHDEREPLRDWSLAILGALEPVIGKEVFERGNNAVKDFLAYLETLVERRRAKPGNPERDVLTRLIQGEENGERLTAKELLHNCIFLLNAGHETTTNLIGNGLVALSEHPDQKQRLIAQPDLIKSAIEEMLRYESSNQLGNRMIVEEIELGGITMPPGTLVTLCIGAANRDGAQFPDPERFDVARTPNRHLAFGTGAHQCAGMALARLEGAVAIARFLARFPNYAPAGAPVRGGRVRFRGFLSVPCVRGA; this is encoded by the coding sequence ATGGACGGGCACGCGCGCGAGCTGGCTGACGGCTTCGACCTGGAACGGCTGACGCCGGAATTCTATGCCGACCCCTACCCGACCTATCGCGCGTTGCGCGAGCACGCGCCGGTCAAGCTGCTGCCGAACGGCTGTTACTTTCTGACGCGCTATGACGACCTCGTCACCGCCTACAAGAACACCAAGGCGTTCTCGTCCGACAAGAAAAAGGAGTTTCTGCCGAAATACGGCGACTCCCTGCTCTACGAGCACCACACGACGAGCCTGGTCTTCAACGATCCGCCCGCGCACACGCGGGTGCGGCGACTGATCATGGGCGCGTTGTCGCCGCGGGCGATATCAGGCATGGAGGGTGACCTGATCGCGCTGGTCGACAGCCTGCTCGACCGGATCGAGACCCGCGAGCGCTTCGAGCTGATCGGCGATTTCGCCTCCGCAATCCCGGTCGAAGTGATCGGCAATCTGCTCGACGTGCCCCACGACGAGCGTGAGCCGTTACGCGACTGGTCGCTCGCAATCCTCGGCGCGCTGGAGCCGGTGATCGGCAAGGAGGTCTTCGAGCGCGGCAACAATGCCGTGAAGGATTTCCTCGCCTATCTCGAAACCCTCGTCGAACGGCGCCGTGCAAAACCCGGCAATCCCGAGCGCGACGTGCTGACGCGATTGATCCAGGGAGAAGAGAATGGCGAGCGGCTGACCGCGAAGGAGCTGCTGCACAACTGCATCTTCCTGCTCAATGCCGGCCACGAGACCACGACCAACCTGATCGGCAACGGATTGGTGGCGCTCAGCGAGCATCCCGACCAGAAGCAGCGGCTGATCGCACAGCCCGACCTGATCAAATCCGCGATCGAGGAGATGCTGCGCTACGAGAGCTCGAACCAGCTCGGCAATCGCATGATCGTGGAGGAGATCGAGCTCGGCGGCATCACGATGCCGCCGGGCACGCTGGTGACGCTGTGCATCGGCGCCGCCAATCGCGATGGCGCGCAATTCCCCGACCCCGAACGTTTCGACGTCGCCCGCACACCGAACCGCCACCTCGCGTTCGGCACCGGCGCGCATCAATGCGCCGGGATGGCGCTGGCGCGGCTCGAAGGCGCCGTCGCGATCGCCCGTTTCCTGGCGCGGTTCCCGAACTACGCGCCGGCGGGCGCGCCGGTGCGCGGCGGCCGCGTCCGCTTCCGCGGGTTCCTGAGCGTGCCCTGCGTGCGCGGCGCGTGA
- a CDS encoding thiamine pyrophosphate-binding protein — MHARAETAASWPEEIFAILQRFEVRQVPYVPDAGHSQLIERVLGSSTMRGIALTTEEEGVALLAGAWAGGQRGVLLMQSSGVGNCINMLSLVQIFRLPFLTLVTMRGEWGEFNPWQVPMGSNTQGILELSGIKVLRAQHPEEVREVVEAGAAQAYNACTPTAVLLSQRLIGAKVFK; from the coding sequence ATGCATGCCCGTGCCGAGACCGCGGCCTCCTGGCCCGAGGAGATTTTTGCGATATTGCAGCGCTTCGAGGTGCGTCAGGTGCCTTATGTGCCCGACGCCGGGCACTCGCAGCTGATCGAGCGCGTGCTCGGCTCCTCGACCATGCGCGGCATCGCGCTGACCACAGAGGAGGAGGGCGTGGCGCTGCTGGCCGGCGCCTGGGCGGGCGGCCAGCGCGGCGTGCTGCTGATGCAATCGAGCGGGGTCGGCAACTGCATCAACATGCTGTCGCTGGTGCAGATCTTCCGGCTTCCGTTCCTCACGCTGGTGACGATGCGCGGCGAATGGGGCGAGTTCAATCCATGGCAGGTGCCGATGGGCTCGAACACGCAGGGCATCCTCGAACTCTCCGGCATCAAGGTGCTGCGCGCGCAGCACCCCGAGGAAGTCCGTGAGGTGGTCGAGGCCGGCGCGGCGCAGGCCTACAACGCCTGCACGCCGACCGCCGTTCTGCTGTCGCAGCGCCTGATCGGGGCAAAGGTCTTCAAATGA
- a CDS encoding thiamine pyrophosphate-dependent enzyme, with protein MSKANLLDRRAVVAELLRERNGAIAVGGLGASTYDIAAAGDHDRNFYLWGGMGGAVMIGLGLALAQPTLPVVVITGDGEMLMGIGSLATVGLQQPKNLSIIVLDNEAYGETGGQASHTGATADLTGVAKACGIKDTRDLATMAEIEAFASSLQDVTAGPRFASVKIDAANLERVLSSRDGTYVVNRIRGSLGHSPI; from the coding sequence ATGAGCAAAGCCAATCTCCTCGATCGCCGCGCCGTGGTTGCCGAGCTGCTGAGGGAGCGCAATGGCGCCATCGCGGTGGGCGGCCTCGGCGCCTCCACCTACGACATCGCCGCCGCCGGCGACCATGACCGCAACTTCTATCTCTGGGGTGGCATGGGCGGCGCCGTGATGATCGGGCTCGGGCTGGCGCTGGCCCAGCCGACCCTGCCGGTGGTTGTGATCACCGGTGACGGCGAGATGCTGATGGGCATCGGAAGTCTTGCGACCGTCGGGCTGCAGCAGCCGAAAAACCTCTCGATCATCGTGCTGGATAACGAGGCCTATGGCGAGACCGGCGGCCAGGCCAGCCATACCGGCGCGACCGCCGACCTCACGGGCGTTGCCAAGGCCTGCGGAATCAAGGATACCCGCGACCTCGCGACGATGGCTGAGATCGAAGCGTTTGCTTCGTCCTTACAGGATGTTACGGCCGGACCGCGATTCGCCAGCGTGAAGATCGACGCGGCCAATCTGGAGCGCGTCCTGTCCAGCCGGGACGGCACCTATGTCGTCAACCGGATCAGAGGGTCGCTCGGACACAGTCCAATATAA
- a CDS encoding TetR/AcrR family transcriptional regulator — protein sequence MSTLRMTSDLRRQLILSAAKRCFARNGFAGTTTKSVAAAAAISEGLLFKHFPSKAALYAEILAEECEADPDLAHLLGQEPSTATLVELMQGMVGHFMELRSEPDQEEAQRMRLMVTSHLDDGEFARLLYDKVSKLIGPTFAASLERAVAAGEATRIGDEPLNLFWFAHHTVLMAALTQLPATPCLPYGDAVAAERQLCQFILRGIGLTEAAIATHLGHQPSPGQGQSVTAESA from the coding sequence ATGTCGACCTTACGCATGACGAGTGACTTGCGGCGTCAGTTGATCCTGAGCGCTGCAAAGCGATGCTTCGCCCGCAACGGCTTTGCCGGCACCACGACCAAGAGCGTGGCGGCCGCGGCTGCCATTTCGGAAGGGCTGCTGTTCAAGCACTTCCCGTCCAAGGCGGCGCTCTATGCCGAAATCCTCGCCGAGGAGTGCGAGGCCGATCCGGATCTCGCGCATCTGCTCGGACAGGAGCCGTCGACCGCGACGCTGGTCGAGCTGATGCAGGGCATGGTTGGACACTTCATGGAACTGCGCAGTGAGCCGGACCAGGAAGAGGCGCAGCGGATGCGGCTGATGGTGACGAGCCATCTCGACGATGGCGAGTTTGCCCGGCTGCTCTACGACAAGGTCAGCAAGCTGATCGGGCCGACCTTCGCCGCCTCGCTCGAGCGCGCCGTCGCGGCGGGCGAGGCGACGCGGATCGGTGACGAGCCGCTCAATCTGTTCTGGTTCGCGCACCACACCGTGCTGATGGCGGCGCTGACACAGCTGCCTGCGACACCATGTCTCCCCTATGGCGATGCCGTCGCGGCCGAGCGGCAGCTTTGCCAGTTCATCCTCCGCGGTATCGGACTTACCGAAGCCGCAATTGCGACCCATTTGGGCCACCAGCCGTCACCGGGTCAGGGCCAGTCGGTAACTGCAGAAAGTGCATGA
- a CDS encoding efflux RND transporter periplasmic adaptor subunit — MNIQSETHISGKPLTEKPAKRPVRLVRWFFIVGLLLALLVGGLVGFNAFRSHMIAQFFANNKPPPANVSAVEAKSEVIPNLLTAVGDLVAVHQVNVTTDVSGRITDILFTAGSHVKAGTPLVQLFDAPEQGDLASFKAQAIVGEQQLDRAKQLAARQFGPQSTVDTAQATYDQAKAGIAKTEALISQKLVRAPFEGDLGVRMIEVGQYLTAGTQIVSLTDLSVLYANLTVTEKQSSQVKVGQIVRIAVDAYPGKTFEGKITTIEPQIATDTRNIKVQATIQNPDSILKPGMFATATVVLPEKPAVVTVPETAVDYTLYGDSVFLITEKKGDDGKTTLTAVRTFVKTGNRVEGRVEILKGLKAGDKVVAVGQIKLQSGMAVAISADPAPPIPAEPPRY, encoded by the coding sequence ATGAATATTCAGTCCGAAACCCACATCTCGGGGAAACCCCTCACGGAGAAGCCGGCCAAGCGCCCGGTGCGTCTGGTGCGCTGGTTCTTCATCGTGGGGCTGCTGCTGGCGCTGCTGGTCGGCGGCCTGGTCGGCTTCAACGCCTTCCGCAGCCACATGATCGCGCAGTTCTTTGCCAACAACAAACCGCCGCCGGCGAACGTCTCCGCCGTCGAGGCGAAGTCCGAGGTGATTCCGAATCTGCTCACGGCGGTCGGCGATCTCGTCGCGGTGCATCAGGTCAACGTCACCACCGACGTGTCGGGCCGCATCACCGACATCCTGTTCACGGCCGGCAGCCATGTGAAGGCGGGAACGCCGCTGGTGCAGCTGTTCGACGCGCCGGAGCAGGGCGACCTCGCGAGCTTCAAAGCGCAGGCGATCGTCGGCGAGCAGCAGCTCGACCGCGCCAAGCAACTCGCGGCGCGCCAGTTCGGGCCGCAATCGACCGTCGACACCGCACAGGCGACGTACGATCAGGCCAAGGCGGGCATCGCCAAGACCGAAGCGCTGATCTCGCAGAAGCTGGTGCGCGCGCCGTTCGAGGGTGACCTCGGCGTGCGCATGATCGAAGTCGGCCAGTACCTGACCGCCGGCACCCAGATCGTGTCGTTGACCGACCTGTCGGTGCTGTACGCGAACCTGACCGTCACCGAGAAGCAGAGCTCGCAGGTCAAGGTCGGCCAGATCGTGCGTATCGCGGTCGATGCCTATCCGGGCAAGACTTTCGAGGGCAAGATCACGACCATCGAGCCGCAGATCGCAACCGACACGCGCAACATCAAGGTGCAGGCGACGATCCAGAATCCCGACAGCATCCTCAAGCCCGGCATGTTCGCGACCGCCACCGTCGTGCTGCCCGAGAAGCCGGCGGTCGTCACCGTTCCGGAAACGGCGGTCGACTACACGCTGTACGGCGACTCGGTGTTCCTGATCACCGAGAAGAAGGGCGACGACGGCAAGACCACGCTGACCGCAGTCCGCACTTTCGTGAAGACGGGCAACCGTGTCGAAGGCCGTGTCGAGATCCTCAAGGGTCTGAAGGCCGGCGACAAGGTCGTCGCCGTCGGCCAGATCAAGCTGCAATCGGGCATGGCGGTCGCGATCTCGGCCGATCCGGCGCCGCCGATTCCGGCCGAGCCGCCGCGCTACTGA
- a CDS encoding multidrug efflux RND transporter permease subunit codes for MSFTDIFIKRPVLSVVVSLLILLIGLRAAMVLPIRQYPNLSNTVVTITTSYPGASPELINGFITTPIEQAVASAEGVDYMTSNSVLGTSTIQVFVKLNHDPNQALTEVLAKVNSVKYLIPKEAFDPVVSKATGDTIAVMYLGFSSEELTGSAISDYLTRVVQPVLSTVDGVASADILGGQTFAMRVWLDPTRMAGRGVSPNDVSAAIAANNFQAAAGQTKGFFIVSNVSANTDLQNIDQFKRMIVKSKDGGFVRIEDIATVELAAQSTDASVAFNGEHAIFIGIKATPQGNPLSLVKGVRALFPDLERNLPPSMKMKVAYDSTKFIQSSIDEVEKTLGEAVLIVVVVIFLFLASIRSVIIPVVTIPLSLIGVCILMLAAGFSFNLLTLLAMVLAIGLVVDDAIVVVENIHRHLEEGMPPVQASLKGAREIVGPVVSMTITLAAVYAPIGFLGGVTGALFREFAFTLAGSVIVSGVIALTLSPMMCSVFLKSHDEGRFATLVNRVFGAVTRGYGRMLDRSLDYRPITGLFAVTILGLVGFLYMHTSKELAPQEDQGIVFAITKAPKYANIDYIDFYGDKMDKEFQKFPETDLRFILNGITGPQGGFAGALLKPWDERKRTAQQLQPLMQAELSKIEGISAFAFSLPPLPGGPGGLPVQMVISSTAGFQQVFDQMTKLKDAARKSGLFIVTDSDLDFNQPVVRVKVDRTKASDLGITMQSIGNALATLLGGNYVNRFNLEGRSYQVIPQVPRVSRLAPESFDNYYVPTTTGQLVRLSTVVSVETGVDPNALTHYNQLNSATFQAVPMPGVSMGQAVDFLQGEAKKLPSGFSYDFLADSRQYVREGSQLMVTFAFAIVIIFLVLAAQFESLRDPFVIMISVPMAIVGALIPLFFGVATMNIYTQVGLLTLVGLITKHGILMVEFANELQLNEKLDRRSAIEMAARIRLRPILMTTAAMVTGLLPLLTASGAGAASRFSIGLVVVAGMTIGTLFTLFVLPMVYTVIATDHEAASRSDRARQIADFDLDGGGALKPT; via the coding sequence ATGTCCTTCACTGACATTTTCATCAAGCGCCCGGTGCTGTCGGTCGTCGTCAGTCTGCTGATCCTGCTGATCGGCCTGCGCGCGGCGATGGTGCTGCCGATCCGGCAATACCCGAACCTGTCGAACACCGTGGTGACGATCACCACCTCGTATCCCGGCGCGTCGCCCGAGCTGATCAACGGCTTCATCACCACGCCGATCGAGCAGGCCGTCGCCTCGGCCGAAGGCGTCGACTACATGACGTCGAACTCGGTGCTCGGCACCTCGACGATCCAGGTCTTCGTCAAGCTCAATCACGATCCGAACCAGGCGCTGACCGAAGTGCTGGCCAAGGTCAACTCGGTGAAATACCTGATCCCGAAGGAAGCCTTCGACCCGGTCGTGAGCAAGGCGACCGGCGACACCATCGCGGTGATGTATCTAGGCTTCTCCAGCGAGGAGCTGACCGGTTCGGCGATCTCGGACTACCTGACCCGCGTCGTGCAGCCGGTGCTGTCGACCGTCGACGGCGTTGCCTCCGCCGACATTCTCGGCGGCCAGACCTTCGCGATGCGGGTCTGGCTCGATCCGACCCGGATGGCCGGACGCGGCGTGTCGCCGAACGACGTGTCGGCCGCGATCGCCGCCAACAACTTCCAGGCCGCCGCCGGCCAGACCAAGGGCTTCTTCATCGTCTCCAACGTCTCGGCCAACACCGACCTGCAGAACATCGATCAGTTCAAGCGCATGATCGTGAAGTCCAAGGACGGCGGTTTCGTGCGCATCGAGGACATCGCGACCGTCGAGCTCGCCGCGCAGAGCACCGACGCCAGCGTCGCCTTCAACGGCGAGCACGCGATCTTCATCGGCATCAAGGCGACGCCGCAGGGCAACCCGCTGAGCCTGGTCAAGGGCGTGCGCGCGCTGTTCCCGGATCTCGAGCGCAACCTGCCGCCCTCGATGAAGATGAAGGTGGCCTACGATTCCACCAAGTTCATCCAGTCGTCGATCGACGAGGTCGAGAAGACGCTCGGCGAAGCCGTGCTGATCGTCGTCGTCGTGATCTTCCTGTTCCTCGCCTCGATCCGCTCGGTGATCATCCCGGTCGTCACCATTCCGCTGTCGCTGATCGGCGTCTGCATCCTGATGCTGGCCGCGGGCTTCAGCTTCAACCTGCTGACCCTGCTCGCGATGGTGCTGGCGATCGGCCTCGTGGTCGACGACGCCATCGTGGTGGTGGAGAACATCCACCGCCATCTCGAGGAGGGGATGCCACCGGTGCAGGCGTCGCTGAAAGGCGCGCGCGAAATCGTCGGCCCCGTCGTCTCCATGACCATCACGCTGGCGGCGGTGTATGCGCCGATCGGCTTCCTCGGCGGCGTCACCGGCGCGCTGTTCCGCGAATTCGCCTTCACGCTGGCCGGCTCGGTCATCGTGTCGGGCGTGATCGCGCTGACGCTGTCGCCGATGATGTGCTCGGTGTTCCTGAAGAGCCACGACGAGGGGCGGTTCGCCACGCTGGTCAACCGTGTGTTCGGCGCGGTCACCCGCGGCTATGGCCGCATGCTCGACCGCTCGCTCGACTACCGGCCGATCACCGGCCTGTTCGCCGTGACTATCCTCGGCCTGGTCGGCTTCCTCTATATGCACACCTCGAAAGAGCTGGCGCCGCAGGAGGACCAGGGCATCGTCTTCGCGATCACCAAGGCGCCGAAATATGCCAACATCGACTACATCGATTTCTACGGCGACAAGATGGACAAGGAGTTCCAGAAGTTTCCTGAGACCGATCTCCGGTTCATTCTGAACGGCATTACCGGCCCGCAGGGCGGCTTCGCCGGCGCGTTGCTCAAGCCGTGGGATGAGCGCAAGCGTACCGCCCAGCAGTTGCAGCCATTGATGCAGGCCGAACTCTCCAAGATCGAAGGCATCAGCGCGTTCGCGTTCAGCCTGCCGCCGCTGCCCGGCGGCCCCGGCGGCCTGCCTGTGCAGATGGTGATCTCTTCGACGGCCGGTTTCCAACAGGTCTTCGACCAGATGACCAAGCTGAAGGATGCGGCGCGCAAGAGCGGCCTGTTCATCGTCACCGACAGCGATCTCGACTTCAACCAGCCGGTGGTCCGGGTGAAGGTTGATCGTACCAAGGCGAGCGACCTCGGCATCACCATGCAGTCGATCGGCAACGCGCTGGCGACACTGCTCGGCGGCAACTATGTCAACCGCTTCAACCTGGAGGGGCGCTCCTACCAGGTGATCCCGCAGGTGCCGCGCGTCAGCCGGCTCGCGCCGGAATCGTTCGACAACTACTACGTCCCGACCACGACGGGGCAGCTGGTGCGGCTGTCGACGGTGGTGTCGGTCGAAACCGGTGTCGACCCGAACGCGCTGACCCATTACAACCAGCTCAACTCGGCGACCTTCCAGGCCGTGCCGATGCCCGGCGTCTCGATGGGGCAGGCGGTGGACTTCCTGCAGGGCGAGGCCAAGAAGCTGCCGTCGGGCTTCAGCTACGACTTCCTGGCCGACTCTCGCCAGTATGTCCGCGAAGGCAGCCAGCTGATGGTGACGTTCGCGTTTGCGATCGTCATCATCTTCCTGGTGCTGGCGGCGCAGTTCGAGAGCCTGCGCGACCCGTTCGTGATCATGATCTCCGTGCCGATGGCGATCGTCGGTGCCTTGATCCCGCTGTTCTTCGGCGTCGCGACCATGAACATCTACACCCAGGTGGGCCTGCTGACGCTGGTCGGACTGATCACCAAGCACGGCATCCTGATGGTGGAGTTCGCCAACGAGCTGCAGCTCAACGAGAAGCTCGACCGCCGCTCGGCGATCGAGATGGCGGCCCGCATCCGGCTGCGTCCGATCCTGATGACGACCGCGGCGATGGTCACCGGCCTGTTGCCGCTGCTGACGGCCTCGGGCGCCGGCGCCGCCAGCCGCTTCTCGATCGGTCTCGTCGTCGTGGCCGGCATGACGATCGGCACGCTGTTCACCCTGTTCGTGCTGCCGATGGTCTACACGGTGATCGCGACCGACCACGAGGCTGCATCCCGCTCCGATCGCGCCAGGCAGATCGCCGACTTCGATCTCGACGGCGGCGGCGCGTTGAAACCGACCTGA
- the cnbZ gene encoding 2-amino-5-chloromuconate deaminase CnbZ — MVSEFDAGNYRFIPAVFQYSSGAQASSGYEIERVRFDRLLPLADGFARIAATIQAAGRPLTSFCACELRSPAAFTEDGFRAFNQHYVKTLAEWGIYDGNSNPVARSNVCPEIDPPSEPSFHAFCFTRPSSSPSPSFVIAGGAEARGGAGSYPERIVRYRDLSPEGWREKVRFTTGEMERRLAEFGFGWKETTAVQAYTVHDVHPVVVDELVRRGAARSGLTWHFCRPPVVDLEYEMDCRRVLREVVI; from the coding sequence ATGGTGAGCGAGTTCGACGCGGGTAACTACCGGTTCATTCCGGCGGTCTTCCAATATTCGAGCGGCGCGCAGGCGAGCTCCGGCTATGAGATCGAGCGGGTGCGCTTCGATCGATTGCTGCCGCTGGCGGACGGCTTTGCCCGGATCGCGGCCACCATCCAGGCCGCCGGCCGGCCGCTGACATCGTTCTGCGCCTGCGAGTTGCGCTCGCCCGCTGCCTTCACAGAGGACGGCTTTCGCGCCTTCAACCAGCACTATGTCAAGACGCTTGCGGAATGGGGCATCTACGACGGCAACAGCAATCCGGTGGCGCGCAGCAATGTCTGTCCCGAGATCGATCCGCCGTCCGAACCGTCGTTCCACGCCTTCTGCTTCACGCGCCCGAGCAGCAGCCCCTCGCCGTCCTTCGTGATCGCGGGCGGCGCCGAGGCGCGCGGCGGCGCCGGCAGCTATCCCGAACGCATCGTGCGCTATCGCGACCTCAGCCCGGAGGGGTGGCGGGAGAAGGTGCGCTTCACCACGGGCGAGATGGAGCGCCGTCTCGCCGAGTTCGGTTTCGGCTGGAAGGAGACGACCGCCGTGCAGGCCTACACCGTGCACGACGTGCATCCCGTCGTCGTCGACGAACTGGTCCGTCGCGGCGCTGCGCGATCCGGCCTGACCTGGCACTTCTGCCGCCCGCCGGTGGTCGATCTCGAATACGAGATGGATTGCCGGCGCGTGCTGCGCGAGGTGGTGATTTAG